One window of the Diospyros lotus cultivar Yz01 chromosome 12, ASM1463336v1, whole genome shotgun sequence genome contains the following:
- the LOC127787481 gene encoding protein FAR1-RELATED SEQUENCE 5-like, which produces MVDKGNEIFEIEDDELLGESDNVRIMDDVNTLEDELLGEDGPTVPKVGMKFKDENAVLGFYKSYAYDIGFPVRKRNSKNGDDGVVKYVTFTYSQEGRRSSTASTSLKPQPTTQTRCKTRLSACLETYGLWRINSVILEHNHLISHSKSRLYRCNRELSAHVKCRLEVNGVVGISLYKSFNSAVVEVEGYEQMTCVEKDCRNYIKKVRRLRLGEGDVAIQAYFSRMQIQCPGFYFSIDLDEEARLKNMFWADNRCREAYKEFGDVVTFDTTYLTNKYDMPFAPFVGVNHHGQSTLLGCGLVSNEDTETFVWLFRTWLQCMHGQALIGIITDQDRAMQNAIQIVFPNTKNR; this is translated from the exons ATGGTCGACAAAG gaaatgaaatatttgaaattgaggATGATGAACTTTTGGGAGAATCTGATAATGTGAGAATAATGGATGATGTGAACACATTGGAAGATGAATTGTTAGGAGAAGATGGTCCTACTGTGCCTAAGGTTGGGATGAAGTTCAAAGATGAGAATGCAGTATTGGGTTTTTACAAATCATATGCTTATGATATAGGCTTTCCAGTTAGGAAAAGGAATTCGAAAAATGGTGACGATGGGGTTGTAAAGTATGTGACATTCACGTATAGTCAAGAGGGTCGAAGAAGTAGCACTGCAAGCACTTCTTTGAAGCCTCAACCAACGACTCAAACAAGGTGTAAAACTAGGTTGTCAGCATGTTTAGAGACTTATGGGTTGTGGCGGATTAACTCTGTCATTCTTGAACATAATCATCTAATAAGTCATTCGAAGTCTAGGTTGTATCGATGCAATCGGGAACTTAGTGCACATGTGAAATGCAGACTTGAAGTAAATGGTGTTGTTGGGATTTCATTGTACAAAAGTTTTAATTCAGCAGTTGTTGAGGTAGAGGGATATGAGCAGATGACTTGTGTGGAAAAAGATTGTAGAAACTACATTAAAAAAGTTAGGCGGTTAAGACTCGGGGAAGGAGATGTTGCAATACAGGCATATTTCTCGAGAATGCAAATTCAATGCCCTGGTTTTTATTTCAGTATTGATTTGGATGAGGAGGCTCGATTAAAGAACATGTTCTGGGCAGATAATAGGTGTAGAGAAGCCTACAAGGAGTTCGGTGATGTTGTCACCTTTGATACCACATATCTCACGAATAAGTATGACATGCCATTTGCCCCTTTTGTTGGCGTGAATCATCATGGCCAATCAACATTACTTGGATGTGGTTTAGTGTCAAACGAGGATACCGAGACGTTTGTTTGGCTTTTTAGGACATGGCTCCAGTGCATGCATGGTCAAGCTCTCATTGGCATAATAACTGACCAAGATAGGGCAATGCAGAATGCAATTCAGATAGTTTTTCCAAACACTAAGAATAGATAG